From the genome of Gemmatimonas phototrophica, one region includes:
- the paaB gene encoding 1,2-phenylacetyl-CoA epoxidase subunit PaaB — protein sequence MSTNDDSQWPLWEVFTQGARGEPFEHAGSIHAADAELALQNARDVYTRRGEAVNLWVVPSNAIVASAPSDAGPFFDPGNDKPYRHPQFYVAPRGVRIF from the coding sequence ATGAGCACGAACGACGACAGCCAGTGGCCACTCTGGGAAGTGTTTACACAGGGAGCGCGTGGCGAACCCTTTGAGCATGCCGGCAGTATTCATGCGGCCGATGCGGAGTTGGCGCTGCAGAACGCCCGCGACGTGTACACCCGTCGCGGTGAAGCGGTGAACTTATGGGTGGTGCCCAGCAATGCGATTGTGGCATCGGCGCCCTCTGATGCCGGGCCGTTCTTCGATCCCGGGAACGACAAGCCTTATCGTCATCCGCAGTTCTACGTCGCGCCGCGCGGCGTGCGCATTTTCTGA
- the paaC gene encoding 1,2-phenylacetyl-CoA epoxidase subunit PaaC: MAAPRHTAVANPLAEYLQRLGDDRLVLGHRLSEWCGHAPILEEDIALSNMALDLIGHATSILALAGAVEGQGRDEDALAFFRDGTAFRNALLVEQPNGDFAVTLVRQFLFDAYSVLLWDQLSHCGHEGLAAIAAKSLKEDKYHLRHSSEWVVRLGDGTDESHARTQRALDTLWKYTAELFERDAVDDAVAAMGIAVDTAALRSLWDGLVNDVLQRATLTRPPETGPRRGGRTGRHSEHLGHMLATMQSVARAHPGARW, encoded by the coding sequence ATTGCGGCGCCCCGCCACACGGCCGTGGCGAACCCGCTGGCCGAGTATCTGCAGCGGCTGGGCGACGATCGACTGGTGCTGGGGCACCGACTGTCGGAGTGGTGTGGCCACGCTCCCATCCTCGAGGAAGACATCGCCCTGTCGAACATGGCGCTTGACCTCATTGGGCATGCGACCAGCATTCTCGCGCTGGCAGGGGCCGTAGAAGGGCAGGGACGCGACGAAGACGCCCTCGCGTTCTTTCGCGACGGCACTGCCTTCCGCAACGCCTTGCTGGTGGAGCAGCCGAACGGCGATTTCGCCGTGACACTGGTGCGCCAGTTCCTGTTTGATGCCTACAGTGTCCTGCTGTGGGATCAGCTGTCGCACTGTGGCCATGAGGGATTGGCCGCCATTGCCGCCAAGTCGCTCAAGGAAGACAAGTATCACCTGCGCCACAGCAGTGAATGGGTCGTACGGTTGGGCGACGGGACGGATGAAAGTCACGCCCGCACGCAGCGTGCCCTCGACACGCTGTGGAAATACACCGCAGAGTTGTTCGAACGCGATGCCGTGGACGATGCCGTGGCCGCCATGGGCATTGCCGTGGATACGGCCGCACTGCGCTCCTTGTGGGATGGTCTCGTGAACGATGTGCTGCAGCGCGCCACGCTCACGCGTCCGCCGGAGACGGGGCCCCGTCGTGGTGGTCGCACAGGAAGACATTCGGAGCATCTGGGGCATATGTTGGCCACAATGCAGAGCGTGGCCCGCGCGCATCCCGGCGCACGCTGGTAG
- the paaD gene encoding 1,2-phenylacetyl-CoA epoxidase subunit PaaD, protein MLTRDEVFGVLQTVPDPEVPVISVVELGVVRDVEITGRHITVTMTPTYSGCPAMREMEADVKAALLSRGADSVEVRMVLTPAWTTDWIGPDAREKLRRYGIAPPGKADTGGFVTLTRARPAVPCPFCGSAETRLQSEFGSTACKAIHTCSACGSPFDEFKAH, encoded by the coding sequence ATGCTGACGCGTGACGAGGTCTTCGGGGTTCTGCAGACAGTGCCGGATCCCGAGGTCCCGGTGATCAGTGTGGTGGAGTTGGGCGTTGTGCGTGACGTCGAAATTACCGGCCGGCACATTACGGTGACCATGACGCCGACCTATTCCGGCTGTCCTGCCATGCGGGAGATGGAGGCCGACGTGAAGGCCGCGCTGTTGTCGCGCGGCGCCGACTCCGTGGAAGTGCGCATGGTACTCACGCCCGCCTGGACAACCGATTGGATTGGCCCCGATGCGCGCGAAAAGCTCCGGCGCTACGGCATTGCACCGCCGGGTAAGGCAGACACGGGTGGATTTGTCACGCTGACGCGTGCCCGTCCGGCAGTGCCTTGTCCGTTCTGCGGCTCCGCGGAAACGCGCCTGCAGAGTGAATTCGGGTCCACGGCATGCAAGGCCATTCATACCTGTTCGGCCTGCGGGTCGCCCTTCGACGAATTCAAGGCGCACTGA
- a CDS encoding Ig-like domain-containing protein: MNKKLVGISLLAAVAAVPAAHAQGLGERIEVGAFGQFTKLDEKIKMDNVLGVGGRLGVSVYRWFGVEGDVQIGKTKATRNPFEDITYRPARVLGTVTVPVTPSKKASVILGAGYVNSIYDGRSTANEFEDGFSALLGLKLCSSGKWGARIDGLMDRNPSPNEQELTGTSNNLGLRAGVTYALRGACASAEKFDWALKMDPASATVNRGSDRQFALSAADAKGKMIEMRKVQNLTCSSSDASVATVDNMGKVTAVKYGTATITCKGLVKKLERSAQSTVTVPPPAWTLSLTPKSGSTDVGKTLSFSSKAVDADNVDLGAITWSSANASIASVSNGTVTCNAAGTTTITVTKTAYGSSKSESASVECVAVKMANIALDEALFDFDRAIVLKTGMDTLRTVVDAMMRIPTLRISVEGHTDRYGSEAYNSKLAKSRAEAVTKQLIRLAGKDGASIKDRILTSSFGEQCLVTTAGADESEPPPANRGRIAKGDRAAQSGNRRVEVWQLVDGKGAPTGCRSADERAGHVPFGSLK, translated from the coding sequence ATGAACAAAAAGCTGGTCGGAATTTCGCTGCTGGCCGCAGTGGCCGCAGTACCGGCGGCCCACGCTCAGGGCCTTGGTGAACGCATCGAAGTAGGCGCCTTCGGGCAGTTCACAAAGCTCGACGAAAAGATCAAGATGGACAACGTCCTTGGCGTTGGTGGCCGTCTTGGTGTGTCGGTTTATCGCTGGTTCGGTGTTGAAGGCGACGTCCAGATTGGCAAGACCAAGGCGACGCGCAATCCGTTCGAGGACATCACGTATCGTCCGGCGCGCGTGCTCGGAACGGTCACGGTCCCCGTCACGCCCTCCAAGAAGGCGTCGGTGATTCTCGGTGCCGGATATGTGAACTCCATCTATGATGGACGTTCCACGGCCAACGAGTTCGAAGACGGCTTTTCGGCGCTGCTCGGCCTCAAGCTGTGCTCCAGCGGCAAGTGGGGCGCTCGCATTGATGGACTGATGGACCGTAATCCGTCACCGAATGAGCAGGAACTCACTGGCACGTCCAACAACCTCGGCCTGCGTGCCGGCGTGACGTACGCGCTGCGCGGCGCCTGTGCCTCGGCCGAAAAGTTTGACTGGGCCCTCAAGATGGATCCGGCCAGTGCGACGGTGAACCGTGGCAGTGATCGCCAGTTCGCGCTGAGCGCTGCGGATGCCAAGGGCAAGATGATCGAGATGCGCAAGGTGCAGAACCTGACCTGCTCGTCGAGCGATGCGTCGGTGGCCACCGTGGACAACATGGGCAAGGTCACGGCCGTGAAGTACGGCACCGCCACGATCACCTGCAAGGGACTCGTGAAAAAGCTGGAGCGTTCGGCGCAGTCGACGGTGACGGTACCGCCGCCAGCGTGGACGCTTTCGCTGACGCCGAAGAGTGGCTCCACGGATGTGGGCAAGACGCTCTCCTTCAGCTCGAAGGCCGTGGACGCGGATAACGTGGACCTTGGCGCGATCACCTGGAGCTCGGCCAACGCGTCGATCGCCTCGGTGAGCAACGGCACCGTGACGTGCAACGCGGCGGGCACCACGACCATCACGGTGACCAAGACGGCGTATGGCAGCTCAAAGAGCGAATCGGCGTCGGTGGAATGCGTGGCCGTGAAGATGGCCAACATCGCCCTCGACGAAGCGCTGTTCGACTTTGACCGTGCGATCGTGCTCAAGACCGGCATGGACACCCTGCGCACCGTGGTGGACGCCATGATGCGTATCCCGACGCTCCGGATCTCGGTGGAAGGCCACACCGACCGTTACGGCTCGGAAGCGTACAACAGCAAGCTGGCCAAGAGCCGTGCAGAAGCGGTGACCAAGCAGCTCATCAGGCTGGCCGGCAAGGATGGCGCGTCCATCAAGGATCGCATCCTCACGTCGAGCTTTGGCGAACAGTGCCTCGTGACCACGGCCGGTGCCGATGAGAGCGAGCCGCCGCCAGCCAACCGTGGCCGTATTGCCAAGGGCGATCGTGCCGCGCAGAGCGGCAACCGCCGCGTGGAAGTGTGGCAGTTGGTTGATGGCAAGGGCGCTCCCACGGGCTGCCGTTCGGCCGACGAGCGTGCGGGCCATGTGCCGTTCGGTTCGCTGAAGTAA
- a CDS encoding alpha-ketoacid dehydrogenase subunit alpha/beta — MPAKTAVRPVVRESATSPVTPRAGFDWRRIAYHTLVSRALDDVEEQTNKQRAHVPREHLVLYQFSARGHDMSQSILGALLTGTHDGVGAYYRSRPLLLSIGLSIEDALGSPLGRAGGFSDGRDIGVVCNLPNREGCTVLPMAGDVGSQYTPAAGWAQSIVYHRDTLNDASYAQSLSVALGGDGSVATNGFWAALTMATTLKLPMLFYIEDNDLGISVRGGMQTPGGDIAANLASFANLLIRNGSGTDPHEASGLLQEAAAHVRSGAGPALVRLTVPRLSSHSGPDNQKGYRSDAEIAADQARDPLPKLREYLVPAVLSEGEWAALEGEVARDVQAALDAARARPMPDPAGVARHVYADDTAPTEPMGGLSRSERATLGGTDVPQEGGELMRVAEAIRRTLRHELAVNAKVVVFGEDVGKKGGVHLVTEGLQKQFGAERVFDTSLSEEGIIGRAVAMAISGLMPVAEIQFRKYADPAAEQLNNCGTMRWRTANRFAAPIVVRMPGGFGKDVGDPWHSLSDEVRFAHAYGWQVIMPSNAADAVGLLRAAMRSPNPSIFFEHRSLLMTGDGSARYPGDDYVLPLGRARIVQEGHSMTVVTWGAMVHRCTDAVAPLGDAVELIDLRTIAPWDRDTVLASVRKTGRCLIVHEDNLTAGFGAEIAGTLAQEAFWHLDAPIERLAPRDIPVPYHPDLLDAVVPTVALIRERASALLSV; from the coding sequence ATGCCTGCCAAGACTGCCGTGCGGCCAGTCGTCCGTGAATCTGCGACGTCCCCCGTGACGCCGCGCGCCGGATTCGACTGGCGCCGCATCGCCTACCATACGCTCGTATCCCGTGCTCTCGACGACGTCGAAGAGCAAACCAACAAGCAGCGCGCTCATGTGCCGCGTGAGCATCTGGTGCTATACCAGTTCTCGGCGCGCGGCCACGACATGTCGCAAAGCATCCTCGGCGCCTTGCTCACGGGGACGCACGACGGCGTGGGAGCCTATTACCGCTCACGACCGCTCCTGCTTTCCATTGGCCTCAGCATCGAAGACGCATTGGGCAGTCCACTCGGACGAGCCGGCGGCTTCAGCGATGGCCGCGACATCGGCGTGGTGTGCAATCTTCCGAATCGAGAGGGATGCACCGTCCTGCCTATGGCCGGTGATGTGGGATCGCAGTACACACCAGCCGCCGGATGGGCGCAAAGCATCGTCTACCATCGGGACACGTTGAACGATGCCAGCTACGCGCAGTCGCTGAGTGTGGCCCTCGGTGGTGACGGCTCTGTTGCAACCAACGGTTTCTGGGCCGCGCTCACCATGGCCACGACGCTCAAGCTGCCAATGCTCTTCTACATCGAAGACAATGATCTCGGCATCAGCGTCCGTGGCGGCATGCAAACCCCCGGCGGCGACATTGCGGCCAATCTGGCGTCCTTTGCCAATCTGCTGATCCGCAACGGCAGTGGTACCGATCCTCACGAAGCGTCGGGGTTGCTGCAGGAGGCCGCCGCGCATGTTCGCAGCGGTGCTGGTCCCGCGCTCGTCCGGCTCACCGTACCGCGATTGTCCAGCCACTCGGGGCCGGACAATCAGAAGGGGTACCGCAGCGATGCGGAAATCGCCGCCGATCAGGCGCGGGATCCTCTCCCCAAGCTGCGCGAATATCTCGTACCCGCGGTCCTGAGCGAAGGCGAATGGGCGGCTCTTGAAGGAGAAGTCGCCCGCGATGTGCAGGCGGCGCTCGACGCGGCGCGGGCACGCCCCATGCCCGATCCCGCCGGCGTGGCGCGCCATGTCTATGCCGACGATACCGCGCCGACAGAACCCATGGGTGGACTCAGTCGCAGCGAACGCGCGACCCTGGGGGGAACGGATGTTCCACAGGAAGGTGGCGAGCTGATGCGGGTGGCCGAGGCCATCCGCCGCACCCTACGTCACGAACTGGCGGTGAATGCCAAAGTCGTGGTGTTTGGCGAAGATGTAGGCAAAAAGGGTGGCGTGCACCTCGTGACGGAAGGACTGCAAAAACAGTTCGGCGCCGAGCGTGTGTTTGATACGAGCCTTAGCGAAGAAGGAATCATTGGGCGCGCAGTCGCCATGGCCATCAGCGGACTCATGCCGGTGGCGGAAATCCAGTTCCGCAAATACGCGGATCCCGCTGCCGAACAGTTGAACAATTGCGGCACCATGCGCTGGCGCACGGCCAATCGCTTTGCCGCGCCCATTGTGGTGCGCATGCCGGGCGGCTTCGGAAAAGATGTGGGCGACCCGTGGCACTCCCTGAGTGACGAAGTGCGGTTTGCGCACGCCTATGGGTGGCAGGTGATTATGCCATCCAATGCGGCCGATGCTGTGGGACTGTTGCGGGCGGCCATGCGCAGTCCCAACCCCAGCATTTTCTTTGAGCATCGTTCGTTGCTCATGACCGGCGATGGCAGCGCCCGGTACCCTGGTGACGACTATGTGCTCCCGCTGGGGCGCGCGCGCATCGTACAGGAAGGCCACAGCATGACCGTGGTAACCTGGGGGGCCATGGTGCATCGGTGCACCGACGCGGTGGCGCCGCTGGGCGATGCGGTGGAACTCATCGATTTGAGAACCATTGCACCATGGGATCGTGACACGGTGTTGGCGTCGGTGCGGAAGACGGGGCGCTGCCTGATTGTTCACGAGGACAATCTGACAGCCGGCTTTGGCGCCGAGATTGCGGGGACGCTGGCGCAGGAGGCGTTCTGGCATTTGGACGCCCCGATCGAGCGACTCGCTCCGCGTGACATCCCGGTGCCGTATCACCCCGATCTTTTGGACGCGGTAGTCCCAACAGTTGCCCTTATTCGGGAACGGGCATCTGCACTCCTGTCGGTGTAG
- a CDS encoding enoyl-CoA hydratase-related protein, whose translation MSSPSDTLLSERANGVLTLTLHRPDVLNSFTREMALALQAALADAATDDQVRAVVITGAGRGFCAGQDLAEALPQDGGPIPDIGEIVKASYNPIIRAIRTLEKPVLCAVNGIAAGAGANLAFACDLTIAADDASFVESFAKLGLIPDTSGTFFVPRLVGMQRATGMFFLAGKVPAAQAKEWGLIWDVVPKAELMTTVMAMATQLASQATRGFGLTKRALNASFANGLDAQLDVEAQAMHEAGKTADYEEGVRAFLGKRAPVYQGK comes from the coding sequence ATGTCTTCCCCCTCCGATACCCTCCTCTCCGAGCGGGCGAATGGCGTGCTCACGCTGACGCTGCATCGCCCCGACGTTCTGAACAGCTTTACTCGCGAAATGGCCCTGGCCCTCCAGGCGGCCCTGGCCGATGCTGCGACCGATGATCAGGTACGGGCCGTGGTGATTACCGGGGCGGGGCGCGGGTTTTGCGCAGGGCAGGATCTCGCTGAAGCCTTGCCACAGGACGGTGGTCCGATTCCCGATATCGGGGAGATCGTCAAGGCCAGCTACAATCCCATCATTCGGGCGATTCGTACGCTGGAAAAGCCGGTCCTCTGCGCCGTGAATGGTATTGCCGCCGGCGCCGGTGCCAATCTGGCGTTTGCCTGCGACCTCACCATTGCCGCCGACGATGCCAGCTTTGTCGAGAGTTTTGCCAAGCTGGGGCTGATTCCCGATACCAGCGGGACGTTCTTCGTGCCGCGGTTGGTCGGGATGCAGCGTGCTACCGGCATGTTCTTTCTCGCCGGAAAAGTCCCCGCCGCGCAGGCCAAGGAGTGGGGGCTGATCTGGGACGTCGTGCCCAAGGCCGAACTGATGACCACCGTCATGGCGATGGCGACCCAGTTGGCGTCGCAGGCAACCCGCGGGTTCGGCCTGACAAAGCGCGCCCTCAACGCCAGCTTTGCCAACGGCCTCGATGCGCAGCTCGATGTCGAGGCGCAGGCCATGCACGAAGCCGGGAAAACGGCGGACTATGAAGAAGGGGTGCGGGCGTTCCTTGGGAAGCGCGCCCCGGTGTACCAGGGGAAGTGA
- a CDS encoding 3-hydroxyacyl-CoA dehydrogenase NAD-binding domain-containing protein, whose translation MTSPRLPIGVVGAGAMGAGIAQVAAVHGHEVVVADALPAALARARSGHEKAMAREVEKGRLTPDDAKAVLARLTYVHGVSDHELSPMAGCAMVIEAIVERLDAKQELLRTLERVVASECILASNTSSLSIAALAGACTHKHRVVGVHFFNPAPVMPLVEIIPAITTTTAVASAAQALAVSWKKTTVMAADTPGFIVNRVARPFYGEALRLREEGAADCATIDWAMRTVGGFRMGPFELMDFIGHDVNFAVTRSVFDSMFHDPRYRPSLQQQRLVEAGWLGRKTGRGFYDYAEGVPTPVPVEDPVLAQRIVDRVLAMLVNEAVEAVHLRIASVADVELAMTTGVNYPKGLLAWGDAIGPAIVLDRLQAMQDDTGDDRYRPSVRLRRAVQTGASLLDERRF comes from the coding sequence ATGACTTCACCACGTTTGCCAATCGGTGTGGTCGGCGCAGGCGCCATGGGCGCAGGCATTGCCCAGGTCGCTGCCGTGCACGGTCATGAGGTCGTCGTCGCCGACGCCTTGCCGGCGGCCCTCGCGCGTGCGCGCAGTGGGCATGAAAAGGCCATGGCGCGCGAAGTGGAAAAGGGTCGGCTGACCCCGGACGACGCCAAGGCGGTGTTGGCGCGCCTGACGTATGTGCACGGGGTGAGCGATCACGAGCTGTCGCCCATGGCGGGGTGTGCCATGGTGATTGAAGCCATCGTCGAGCGGCTCGATGCCAAGCAGGAACTGCTGCGCACGCTGGAGCGGGTGGTTGCGTCGGAGTGCATTCTTGCCTCCAACACCTCGTCGCTCTCCATTGCTGCACTGGCAGGGGCCTGTACGCACAAGCATCGCGTGGTCGGTGTCCACTTTTTCAATCCGGCGCCGGTCATGCCGTTGGTGGAGATCATTCCGGCCATCACGACCACGACGGCGGTGGCCTCCGCCGCCCAGGCGCTGGCGGTGTCGTGGAAGAAGACAACGGTTATGGCCGCCGACACGCCGGGCTTCATCGTGAATCGTGTGGCACGACCATTCTATGGCGAGGCGTTGCGTCTGCGCGAAGAAGGCGCTGCCGACTGCGCGACCATTGACTGGGCCATGCGCACCGTTGGCGGTTTTCGCATGGGCCCGTTCGAACTCATGGACTTTATCGGTCACGACGTGAACTTCGCCGTCACCCGGTCGGTGTTCGACAGCATGTTTCACGATCCGCGCTATCGGCCAAGTCTGCAGCAACAGCGACTGGTGGAAGCCGGTTGGCTCGGGCGGAAAACCGGGCGCGGGTTCTACGACTACGCCGAGGGCGTGCCCACACCGGTGCCGGTGGAAGATCCCGTGCTGGCCCAACGGATTGTGGACCGCGTGCTCGCCATGCTGGTGAACGAAGCGGTGGAGGCGGTCCATCTGCGCATTGCCTCCGTGGCCGACGTCGAACTCGCAATGACCACCGGCGTCAACTATCCCAAGGGGCTGTTGGCGTGGGGTGATGCCATTGGACCGGCGATCGTGCTGGATCGTTTGCAGGCCATGCAGGATGACACCGGCGACGATCGCTACCGCCCCAGTGTGCGCCTGCGGCGTGCCGTGCAGACCGGTGCATCGCTTCTTGATGAGCGGCGGTTCTGA
- the paaI gene encoding hydroxyphenylacetyl-CoA thioesterase PaaI, whose protein sequence is MAASPDVVVCYLLERDRFSHLLGMQVVSCAAGQAVVRMTVRDDMLNGFGTLHGGALFSLADSAFAFATNAAGTLSVAVDCTLSIPAASHPGDVLTATAIEQSTTNRLAFVDVTVRNQDDVAVGYFRGTVYRTTRTHVPDA, encoded by the coding sequence ATGGCGGCGTCTCCTGACGTGGTGGTGTGCTATCTGCTGGAGCGCGACCGCTTCTCCCATCTCCTCGGCATGCAGGTCGTCTCCTGCGCCGCTGGACAGGCGGTGGTGCGCATGACGGTGCGGGATGACATGCTGAACGGCTTCGGCACGCTGCACGGCGGCGCGCTGTTCTCCCTGGCCGATAGCGCGTTCGCTTTCGCCACGAATGCGGCGGGAACGTTGAGCGTGGCGGTCGATTGTACCCTGAGCATTCCCGCGGCTTCACACCCTGGTGATGTGCTCACCGCCACCGCCATCGAACAGAGCACCACCAACCGTCTGGCCTTTGTTGACGTCACCGTACGCAATCAGGATGACGTGGCGGTGGGCTACTTTCGCGGCACCGTGTACCGTACGACCCGCACGCATGTGCCTGACGCATAA
- the pcaF gene encoding 3-oxoadipyl-CoA thiolase: MSAVVAAGGSSAWLIEGVRTPIGNIGGALSAVRADDLGATAIAALLARVTESAPAFDVASIADVVLGCANQAGEDNRNVARMAALLAGLPVSVPGETVNRLCASGLSAVAGAARAIRAGEGDVYVAGGVESMTRAPYVMSKGATPFARDVQLFDTSLGWRFVNPKMKAMHGTDSMGETAENVAAQYGVSRADQDAFAVRSQQKAAAARAAGRLALEIAPVSIAQKKGEAVLVSQDEFLRPDTTMETLAKLKPAFRHDGQGSVTAGNASGLNDGAAALLLAGDAAVRRFGFSPLARVVASAAAGVEPRIMGMGPVPSTRLVLERAGLTLDQMDVIELNEAFAAQGLACLRELGVADDDPRVNPNGGAIALGHPLGMSGARLALTAARQLQVTGGRYALCTMCIGVGQGFALILERAN; encoded by the coding sequence ATGTCTGCAGTAGTCGCCGCTGGTGGCTCCTCGGCCTGGTTGATCGAAGGTGTGCGTACCCCCATTGGCAACATTGGCGGTGCGCTCAGTGCCGTGCGTGCTGATGACTTGGGGGCCACGGCCATTGCGGCCTTGCTGGCCCGCGTCACGGAGAGTGCGCCGGCCTTCGACGTGGCGTCCATCGCCGATGTCGTACTTGGCTGCGCCAATCAGGCCGGGGAAGACAATCGAAACGTGGCGCGCATGGCCGCGCTGCTGGCCGGGCTACCGGTGTCGGTGCCGGGTGAAACGGTGAACCGGTTGTGTGCCTCCGGTCTGTCGGCGGTGGCCGGTGCGGCCCGTGCCATTCGGGCCGGTGAGGGCGATGTGTACGTGGCGGGGGGCGTGGAAAGCATGACGCGCGCGCCGTATGTCATGAGCAAGGGCGCCACGCCCTTCGCGCGTGACGTGCAGCTGTTTGACACCAGCCTTGGCTGGCGCTTCGTGAATCCGAAAATGAAAGCCATGCACGGGACCGACAGCATGGGCGAAACCGCGGAGAACGTGGCGGCACAATATGGCGTTTCGCGGGCTGATCAGGATGCCTTTGCCGTGCGATCGCAGCAGAAGGCGGCGGCGGCGCGTGCCGCGGGCCGCTTGGCGCTGGAAATTGCGCCGGTCTCCATAGCGCAAAAGAAGGGCGAGGCGGTGCTGGTGTCGCAGGATGAGTTTCTCCGCCCCGATACCACCATGGAAACACTGGCCAAGCTCAAGCCGGCGTTCCGCCATGACGGGCAGGGGAGTGTGACCGCCGGCAACGCCAGCGGGCTCAACGACGGTGCGGCGGCGTTACTGCTGGCCGGTGATGCTGCCGTGCGCCGCTTCGGTTTTTCCCCGCTGGCCCGCGTGGTGGCAAGCGCTGCCGCGGGCGTGGAGCCGCGCATCATGGGCATGGGCCCCGTGCCGTCAACGCGGCTGGTGCTGGAGCGCGCCGGGCTCACGCTGGACCAGATGGATGTCATTGAGCTGAACGAAGCGTTCGCGGCCCAGGGGCTGGCGTGCCTGCGCGAACTTGGCGTCGCCGATGACGACCCGCGCGTAAATCCCAACGGCGGTGCCATTGCGTTGGGGCATCCCCTGGGAATGAGTGGCGCTCGACTCGCACTGACCGCGGCCCGGCAGCTGCAGGTCACGGGCGGACGCTACGCCCTGTGCACCATGTGTATCGGGGTAGGACAAGGCTTTGCCCTCATCCTCGAGCGGGCCAACTGA
- a CDS encoding transferase hexapeptide repeat family protein, with protein sequence MIYAFDDFIPVVHETAFVHPQAAVTGNVVIGRDVYVGPGAAIRGDWGGIVIEDGCNVQENCTIHMFPGVVVTLETGAHIGHGAIVHGAHIGANTLVGMNAVIMDNVVVGSGCIVGALCFVPTDMIIPDRKVVVGNPAKIVKDVSDEMLAWKSDGTALYQQLPAAMRASWRPVEPLRDIPADRPTQSAMLKNWKDTQRTRTETR encoded by the coding sequence ATGATCTACGCCTTCGACGACTTCATCCCCGTCGTGCATGAGACGGCGTTTGTGCATCCTCAGGCTGCGGTAACGGGCAACGTGGTCATTGGGCGCGACGTGTATGTGGGGCCCGGTGCGGCCATTCGTGGCGACTGGGGCGGCATCGTGATCGAAGACGGCTGCAACGTGCAGGAGAACTGCACCATTCACATGTTCCCCGGCGTGGTCGTGACCCTCGAAACGGGGGCGCACATCGGCCACGGGGCCATTGTGCATGGCGCGCACATTGGCGCCAACACCTTGGTGGGAATGAACGCCGTCATCATGGATAACGTGGTGGTGGGCAGTGGCTGCATTGTGGGCGCGCTCTGCTTCGTGCCCACGGACATGATCATTCCCGATCGCAAGGTAGTGGTGGGTAACCCCGCAAAGATCGTGAAAGATGTGAGCGACGAGATGCTGGCCTGGAAGTCCGATGGCACGGCGCTGTACCAGCAATTGCCCGCCGCCATGCGCGCATCATGGCGCCCGGTGGAACCGTTGCGTGACATACCGGCCGATCGCCCGACGCAGTCGGCCATGTTGAAGAATTGGAAGGATACCCAGCGTACCCGCACGGAGACCCGTTGA